From the genome of Amycolatopsis sp. NBC_01488, one region includes:
- a CDS encoding FadR/GntR family transcriptional regulator: protein MARPQRSEEITKRIIDLIVERELPPGAPMPTELSLMEDIGVSRNSIREAIKALQALGIVEIRHGYGTFVGSAGSESLQTWLLFRTRARGATDVGRLRDLLEVREMLETELTRRVATDHRPGLVEELQACVARMKRKGPDAAEADREFHDLICAEAGFDLARELTGLFWDVYRIAESELGGPASSPTATAKRHQAIVDALLLRDADAAAEAVHRHFDEVRKRAKAGPYGGFGVARPVPVAHS from the coding sequence GTGGCCCGTCCGCAGCGCAGCGAAGAGATCACCAAGCGCATCATCGACCTGATCGTCGAGCGGGAGCTCCCGCCGGGCGCCCCCATGCCCACCGAGCTGAGCCTGATGGAGGACATCGGCGTCAGCCGCAACTCCATCCGGGAGGCGATCAAGGCCCTGCAGGCCCTCGGCATCGTCGAGATCCGCCACGGCTACGGCACGTTCGTCGGCTCCGCCGGGTCCGAGTCGCTGCAGACGTGGCTGCTCTTCCGCACCCGCGCCCGCGGCGCCACCGACGTCGGGCGGCTGCGCGACCTCCTGGAGGTGCGGGAGATGCTCGAGACCGAGCTGACCCGCCGCGTCGCCACCGACCACCGGCCCGGCCTGGTCGAGGAGCTGCAGGCGTGCGTCGCGCGGATGAAGCGCAAGGGCCCGGACGCGGCGGAGGCCGACCGCGAGTTCCACGACCTCATCTGCGCCGAGGCCGGGTTCGACCTCGCGCGCGAGCTCACCGGGCTCTTCTGGGACGTCTACCGGATCGCCGAAAGCGAGCTGGGCGGCCCTGCGTCGTCCCCGACGGCCACGGCGAAACGCCACCAGGCCATCGTCGACGCGCTCCTGCTGCGCGACGCGGACGCCGCCGCCGAAGCCGTGCACCGGCACTTCGACGAGGTCCGCAAGCGCGCGAAAGCCGGTCCGTACGGCGGTTTCGGCGTCGCCCGGCCGGTTCCGGTGGCGCATTCCTGA
- a CDS encoding ABC transporter substrate-binding protein, producing the protein MSQSPSLSRRQLLRYTTFAGAALAFPTVLAACGGPASTNKTGSSAGSLTAVIGYGNNQTWDPLQTASAFSMAAILHCYESLVEGDPITRAPFPGLAKALPADVSGTSLKFELRDGAKWHDGQPVTADDVVFTYARALDEKENVLIHSFFSHWLQEVRKTGDRAVEFVLKFPFPYALQRIQCCKIVPKHVFDGKWDDAKGGKVVGSGPYKVVEQAPLSHTSFEKFADYNGPRPAAYDKMLWKSIVDSAPRVAAISGAKPDAQIAENIPAANADQLRKAGRTVEFADGGNNLFLLFNTAHKPFDSNLVRQALHYAIDKQKMIDIGLKGAGSPGTSFINPKLPSSQPASQDFVYNPAKAKQLLQQAGATGLKVTLSTTNTSLVADCVKVIKEGWDAIGVQTTLDSQDTKALFSKLDAGADFQVVATTNNPLQFGNDPDLMIRYYYDAKSILTSKYARFTGPDAQSLLALQDQAAAETDEAKRTALNKQLLDRISEQAVIYPVVFTQLGTAWDPKAISGVRAQGYPGIYLNQAKPV; encoded by the coding sequence ATGTCCCAGAGCCCGTCGCTCAGCCGCCGCCAGTTGCTGCGCTACACCACCTTCGCCGGGGCGGCTTTGGCGTTCCCGACCGTGCTCGCCGCGTGCGGTGGGCCGGCGTCGACCAACAAGACCGGCAGCTCGGCGGGCTCGCTGACCGCCGTCATCGGCTACGGCAACAACCAGACGTGGGACCCGCTGCAGACGGCGTCCGCGTTTTCGATGGCCGCGATCCTGCACTGCTACGAGTCCCTGGTGGAGGGTGACCCGATCACCCGCGCTCCCTTCCCGGGCCTGGCGAAGGCGCTGCCCGCCGACGTCAGCGGAACGAGCCTGAAGTTCGAACTCCGCGACGGCGCGAAGTGGCACGACGGGCAGCCGGTGACCGCGGACGACGTCGTCTTCACCTACGCCCGCGCGCTCGACGAGAAGGAGAACGTGCTGATCCACAGCTTCTTCTCGCACTGGCTCCAGGAAGTCCGCAAGACCGGTGACCGGGCGGTCGAGTTCGTCCTCAAGTTCCCCTTCCCCTACGCGCTGCAGCGGATCCAGTGCTGCAAGATCGTCCCCAAGCACGTCTTCGACGGCAAGTGGGACGACGCCAAGGGCGGCAAGGTCGTCGGCTCCGGCCCCTACAAGGTCGTCGAGCAGGCGCCGCTGTCCCACACCAGCTTCGAGAAGTTCGCCGACTACAACGGCCCGCGCCCGGCCGCCTACGACAAGATGCTGTGGAAGTCCATCGTGGACTCCGCGCCGCGCGTCGCCGCCATCTCCGGCGCCAAGCCGGACGCGCAGATCGCCGAGAACATCCCGGCCGCCAACGCCGACCAGCTCCGCAAGGCCGGCCGCACCGTCGAGTTCGCCGACGGCGGCAACAACCTCTTCCTGCTCTTCAACACCGCGCACAAGCCGTTCGACAGCAACCTGGTCCGCCAAGCCCTGCACTACGCCATCGACAAGCAGAAGATGATCGACATCGGCCTCAAGGGCGCGGGCTCGCCCGGGACGTCGTTCATCAACCCGAAGCTCCCGTCGTCGCAGCCCGCGTCGCAGGACTTCGTGTACAACCCCGCGAAGGCGAAGCAGCTGCTGCAGCAGGCGGGCGCCACCGGGCTGAAGGTGACGCTGTCCACGACGAACACCTCGCTGGTCGCCGACTGCGTCAAGGTGATCAAGGAGGGCTGGGACGCGATCGGCGTCCAGACCACTTTGGACTCCCAGGACACCAAGGCGCTGTTCTCCAAGCTGGACGCCGGGGCCGACTTCCAGGTCGTCGCGACGACCAACAACCCGCTGCAGTTCGGCAACGACCCGGACCTGATGATCCGGTACTACTACGACGCCAAGTCCATCCTCACGAGCAAGTACGCCCGCTTCACCGGCCCCGACGCGCAGTCCCTGCTGGCCCTGCAGGACCAGGCCGCGGCGGAGACCGACGAGGCCAAGCGAACTGCCCTCAACAAGCAGCTGCTGGACCGGATCTCCGAGCAGGCCGTCATCTACCCGGTCGTGTTCACCCAGCTCGGCACGGCCTGGGACCCGAAGGCGATCTCCGGCGTGCGCGCCCAGGGCTACCCGGGCATCTACCTGAACCAGGCGAAGCCGGTCTAA